The Oncorhynchus mykiss isolate Arlee chromosome 20, USDA_OmykA_1.1, whole genome shotgun sequence genomic sequence CTACTCATTACTGAGCCAATGGAGGGGCCATGGATTAGGAAAACAACTAGTTGAGGAAGAAAAACACTCATACAACACTCACATTGTAGCTGAGGGGACACAGAGCCACAAGCTCAAGGACTGAAACAGTTTCCTCTCGAAGTTTATGAGATTGTTCTGATTAAGGTTGTATTGCTTTGAGTAGACACATTTGTAGTTGCAGGATATCATTTACAGGTACCAGAAGTGAACATGTTTGCTGTGCACTTGCTCTCTTTCCATTCTTCCAAGCCTCAGGAGGACCAAATCAAGAATGTGACACATTTCTGATGTGTGAAGGATTGTATTTGATAAgaaactttttttgggggggttatgTGTACATACTGTAAGTAGCCTAGTTGCTATAGAAATACAGATgttggctaattgatcattagaaaatccttatgctattgttagcacagctgaaaactgttgttctaattaaagaaacaataaaactagccttctttagactagttgagtatctggagcatcagcatttgtatgttcaattacaggctcaaaatggtcagaaacaaagaactttcttgtgaaactgtcagtctattcttgttctgagaaatgaaggctattccatgtgagaaactgaagatctcgtacaacgctctgtactactcccttcacagaacagcgcaaactggctctaactagaatagaaagagtgggaggccccggtgcacaactgagcaaggggtcaagtacattagagtgtctagtatgagaaacagatgcctttcaagtcctcaactggcagcttcattaaatagtacctgcaaaacaccagtctcaatgtcaacagtgaaggggcgactcagggatgctggccgccttctggccattttgagcctgtaatcgaacccacaaatgcagatgctccagatactcaactagtctaaagaagaacagttatattgcttctttaatcatcaacagttttcagctgtgctaacataattgcaaaaggggtttctaatgatcaattagccttttaaaattataaacttggattagctaacacaacgtgccattggaacacaggagtgatggttgctgataatgggcctctgtacgcctatgtagatattccattttaaaaaatcagacatttccagctacaatagtcatttaaacattaacaatgtctacactatttctgatcaatttgatgttaatttaatgggcaaaaatgtgcttttctttcaaaaacaaggacatttctaagtgaccccaaacttttgaacggtagtgtatataaactacAGTATGTTGTCATTTCAAATAGTCAGCTGTGTGGTTGTCATCAGGGGTTTAATTATTATTTGGTTCTGAAACTATCCCCATAATTGATGACTTTTACATAATTTTCAACATAAATACTGTAGTCAAGAGGACAGTTTTGGGCTTCACCTTCTCTTTCACTTGTGGACAGTCGGAAGTAGCTGAGGTATTTAGTCTGAAGTATTTAGCAATGGAGCCTAGGTTCATGATTCAATCCATGTTTACTCTAGACACCTTAAATGGGAGTCTTTTCTTAATGAGTATTATCATTCCAAAAACATCAGACAGTCTCCAATGAATTATCAATAGAACTAGCTACCTGCAAAGCCACTTACATGTGACTTAACAGTAGGTGTGAACTGCACTGACAAACATGGTCATCGTGTGACTATATATTCAGAGTGTAAGGTTTCTGCTCAGAGTGGCAGTTTTCCTCTTTGCCTGTGAACAATGATAGTTAAATCTCCCtagttctttctctctttctccccccctctctctcactcactcactcactctctccgcCATCCTCCCAGGTACCCTTAGAAAGAGGCCTTAGGATTCCCACAGCACGGCCTACGTTAAAATGCTGCTCTCCTTCGTGTACAGGACAACTGATGGGACAGGTGAGAGGACTGGCTACAGATTGAAGGTTTACCTTGTTATTCATAATGTGGAACATGATCATGTTATTACCATGCTAATATCCTTTATCACACTTTATTCTGAACCGTCACTGAAACAGTTTATGAGACGTTGCGGTTTAAAATCATATAATTAGATTCAAGTTGTTTAATTCAAATTCGAGTGATTACACATTTATTATTGCAGAGCAAGGAAAGTACTTGGCTTTGGACCTGGGAGGAACTAACTTCCGGGTACTGGTGGTGAAGATCCGGAGTGGAATAAGCAAGTCTGTCCGCATGTACAACAAGATCTACGCCATCCCTCTGGAGATCATGCAGGGcacaggagaggaggtgaggctgCCACCGCCCCACTGAGGGGTGTACTGGAGGATCAATGAGTTATCCAGCGAACTTTGATAAACGACCAGAAATAACTATTGATTTTCTGCATCATTAAGAAATCAAAACGTAGATATGTGTTTTGATTGAGTCGATCAGCCCATGCCCATTTCAAACTTATCTTTCTAAAAAGTAATgttatttcagaatatttaggcaagttagctggctaactcatttaTCCTGTTTTGCAGGATACCCCTGTggtgcctaaccttaacctgacctGATTCTCTGTTTCCAGGTGTTCAACAACAATTTCCAGTGCATCTCAGATTTTCTGGACAACATGGGGGTGAAGAATACTTGCCTCCCGCTTGGTTTCACCTTCTCCTTcccctgcagacagacaggaatcGATAAGGTAAAAGTAGAATCGTCATGATAAAGATCAGCAACCTTAATGCCAAAGAATGGCAGTTATTTCAATGTCCTGTCTGCTTAATCAGGGTAAGACATTCCATTATTTTTCGAGTACGTAACCGCTCTCCATTGTAATACTTCCTTCCTTAGGGAAGTTTGGTTAGCTGGACCAAAGGGTTCAAAGCCACAGACTGTGAAGGAAGTGGTGTGGTGGAAATGCTGCGAGAAGCTTATAAGAACAAGGAATGTGAGTGAAATGGAACAAGCCCTACTGTGCTCTGTAATAGCTAGTCTGGATGGAAATAACTATACTATCGCCAATTATAAAAGTATCCATAGGCCAAATGTAATATTTTGTTTCCTGTAGCAATTTGATCTCGATATTCTTGCTGTGGTGAATGACACAGCGTGCACAATGATGTGTTCATATGAAGACCCCAAGTGTGAGATAGGACTCATTGCTGGTATGTAGGTTCTAGCTATTCTCAGCCCTGGTGAttttatactgcactacaccaaCAAAACAGTGAGATGTGTATGATCTCAGAgtgaaatgctgccccctagGGACGAGGAGTAACGTGTGTTACATGGAGGAAATAAGAAACATGGAGATGGTGGAGTGGGACAAGGGACGGACGTTACAGGGTTTCTAAAACTATTGGTTCAggacccaaagtgggccctgGGCATGTGAGAGGTGGGTCGCGAGTTACTCTTCATTTGGGTTGTTGGAGGACGATTTAGCTCACGGGACGAAGGTaaatttctcatttgggtctcGCGCTGAAAAGGTTTAAGAACCCCTGATGTAGAGGACACCCTGGTACCAGATCTGACCGAACACTTCATGCACAAACATaattttataataataattttataacaacaataataataatatatcatAACTTACTGTGCTACTAGAGGACACCCTGTTGCCAGGGATTGTCATTCAATTAGTTTCTTATCCATAGTTCAGTCTAAATCTAATACAAATGAATTATTCAACCATGTTAAAGAGAGATACATTATGCTTCATTATGCTTATGGGAATTTTCCCTGACCCATAATCATTTAAAAAGGCTTGATTCAAATtctgcatgacaatgtccccataTTAGTAAATAAAAAGGTCTAGACTATTGCCCTGGCTATACAGTGAAATATCGAACAATTTAAGCTTTTTTTGCATGTTGTCTAATTCATGTCATAtcctgttcccccatgtttgagAAGATAACCAGCAGTATGTACTTCAGGGAGATAGTGAGACAGATTCTCATCGACCAACCAGGAGAGGTCTTCTGTTCCGGGGCCACATCACAGCGCCTCTGAAGAGAGACCAAGTAGTACAGCTACTAAGGTCTGTAGTAATAGTAGACAGATCCAACGTAAATCCACATGGGAAATATAAGATTAGTAAAATGAATGTGCTTTTAATGCTGGTTAGGGTTACTTACAGTAAGTGTTTACACTTGCATAAGTGAAGTAGGCTTTCATACCAGGGTTCTCTCCATTGTGATATCATCACTTCCAactagagtttctattggacaaattcaggtaggcccCTCCccgcagtgttgccaacttagtgacttagtcgctatatttagcgagtattcagacccctctagcgactttttctggtgttattggagacttttgGAGACTCTGACGTGAAAGCACATATCTTTCTTACACGCTGACCAGACcgtcgcaaaatacatttagaaatccatgttattcaattattgcgccCACACTTCTCACAAGCATCTGCGATGCCAAGGGCCAAAATAGAaatcctttctatttctgacgcagatcgtgctgcaagtcctgcctctcccatctcctcattggtttatagaagcaggtgccaacgtgccatctcctcattggttatacccatgtgggtgattgaaagacgaaatgttttgccggttgtcgtggtaatactatgaaagtgtagataccgatcaccatataagttcaaagatgaaaaagcctgggaggagagatgacaataaacgattcggttggcctttttatgtgtggattaattgtcggagtagaggaccttgtgcatttcagataaaataacaactcaatgtttatatcccatgacaaattagctagcaacagcaagctagctaaataggccaaattagctagcaagtgcaagctaactagctaaattgccatacatgtttaatgcttttcgacctgtccccaaattaatgtttGTTTTGAAAttagagtttgttttgatattttaacctgcgtgtcgtgatcgcgtttggtgaggggggaagccgccgctggctgatcccgccctggcttacattcagggtgggatgtacagtgccttgcgaaagtattcggcccccttgaactttgcgaccttttgccacatttcaggcttcaaacataaagatataaaactgtatttttttgtgaagaatcaacaacaagtgggacacaatcatgaagtggaacgacatttattggatatttcaaacttttttaacaaatcaaaaaactgaaaaattgggcgtgcaaaattattcagcccccttaagttaatactttgtagcgccaccttttgctgcgattacagctgtaagtcgcttggggtatgtctctatcagttttgcacatcgagagactgacatttttcccattcctccttgcaaaacagctcgagctcagtgaggttggatggagagcatttgtgaacagcagttttcagttctttccacagattctcgattagattcaggtctggactttgacttggccattctaacacctggatatgtttatttttgaaccattccattgtagattgtgctttatgttttggatcattgtcttgttggaagacaaatctccgtcccagtctcaggtcttttgcagactccatcaggttttcttccagaatggtcctgtatttggctccatccatcttcccatcaattttaaccaccttccctgtccctgctgaagaaaagcagacccaaaccatgatgctgccaccaccatgtttgacagtggggatggtgtgttcagggtgatgagctgtgttgcttttacgccaaacacattgcattgttgccaaaaagttcaattttggtttcatctgaccagagcaccttcttccacatgtttggtgtgtctcccaggtggcttgtggcaaactttaaacaacactttttatggatatctttaagaaatggctttcttcctgccactcttccataaaggccagatttgtgcaatatacgactgattgttgtcctatggacagagtctcccacctcagctgtagatctctgcagttcatccagagtgatcatgggcctcttgtctgcatctctgatcagtcttctccttgtatgagctgaaagtttagagggacggccaggtcttggtagatttgcagtggtctgatactccttccatttcaatattatcgcttgcacagtgctccttgggatgtttaaagcttgggaaatctgtttgtatccaaatccggctttaaacttcttcacaacagtatctcggacctgcctggtgtgttccttgttcttcatgatgctctctgagcttttaacggacctctgagactatcacagtgcaggtgcatttatacggagacttgattacacacaagtggattgtatttatcatcattagtcatttaggtcaacattggatcattcagagatcctcactgaacttctggagagagtttgctgcactgaaagtaaaggggctgaataattttgcacgcccaatttttcagtttttgatttgttaaaaaagtttgaaatatccaataaatgtcgttccacttcatgattgtgtcccacttgttgttgattcttcacaaaaaatacagttttatatatttatgtttgaagcctgaaatgtggcaaaaggtcgcaaagttcaagggggctgaatactttcgcaaggcactgtaaatgtaaaaaactaaactaaaaaactaaaaaatttgataaaataaaaaacaaagtaactccgccagagtgtctcttttgggtcacttttgccggtcccaagcccggataaaggaggagggttggaattgtgacataaaaaacaaaaacaagaatcgacagaagaaagttaatttgtagttctaaacatatttagggtgttttttactcactttttgtctctcccacgacataattcctctctcctacagcatccattacaattacatgcacatggccaattatgcaaattaggtggtGACGTCATTTCGCTACTTCTAgtgacttttaggacagccaatagctactttccttactgaggagttggcaacactgcctccccgttttgttctgtttgctgCTTCTGTATGCTTCTGTTTGGTTACTTTGGTTCTGAGTCttccaaaaatgtctaaaaaatcTACCTATTCACAAAGTATCTTGATGAATCCCACAGCACACCCTCACCCCCTGCGTTTCTTTCATTAACATatttactaatgacctgccactggctctgAATAAAGcctgtggatgactcaacactatgcaTGTCTGCTACTACAGCAAGTGAAATTaatgcaacacttaacaaagagctgcagtcagtttcagaataggttgcaagaaataagttagtcctaaatatttccaaaactaaaagcattgtatttgagaCAAATCATTCACTTAACAATAAACCGCAACTAAAACTTGTAATTAATAATGTGGAAAtttagcaagttgaggtgactaaactgtatTTTCTTACTAGCATAGACTTTGCTGCTTTGTCGAGGAAAGATGACTAACTATGACTGTGATTTGTGGTtttcccacctagctatcttaaaatgaatgcactaactgcaaGTCGCTtcggataaaagcatctgctgaaggactaaaatgtaaaatgtaaaatgtagtgaatacaccccaggcgTACAAGAAAATCAAGTTTGAGACTCCTCTATATTTCCCCCCAGTGACCGCTTGGCGCTACTGCAGGTGCGGTCCATTCTGCTGCAGCTGCGTCTGGACAGCATACGTGATGACAGCGTCATCGTCAACAAAtcaacaacaaatcaatacaggaaG encodes the following:
- the LOC110499539 gene encoding hexokinase HKDC1-like, whose amino-acid sequence is MLLSFVFKLFNSNSSDYTFIIAEQGKYLALDLGGTNFRVLVVKIRSGISKSVRMYNKIYAIPLEIMQGTGEEVFNNNFQCISDFLDNMGVKNTCLPLGFTFSFPCRQTGIDKGSLVSWTKGFKATDCEGSGVVEMLREAYKNKEYRRPNSKKKAAPKKPVKGKKAAENGDAKAEAKVEAAGDAK